In Gemmata obscuriglobus, a single genomic region encodes these proteins:
- a CDS encoding WD40 repeat domain-containing protein has product MRELRLKVPKRADLSTVRRLQFVAGGADLVIWVGEGGTGGGTMTLHVHTLSTGTTRELNNDILWESMEPVVSPDGRFLAAENVYHSSHIYVEDLTRRSEDGFYLPAVPGPEFGLSEIVFTPDGSELLAVRHLSQQGRVTHTRDLARFPLGPYREPPLGYEQKINPLIELPFQMPIYDVGWRDEIPLPPGRYVHSAAISADGRLFAAGDAGGGVLVVELARAEVLASFRRTWPALAEESERVVRRVAFVPGGERVVSRASGRLFADPLGAAKPWKTGSELAHVNDFAVHPSGRLICAVCADGRARYLDPATGTVTQTFKWAKGAQQLCSVCFAPDGLTCAAGGTAGRIVLWDVDA; this is encoded by the coding sequence GGTCGGTGAAGGCGGCACTGGAGGCGGCACGATGACGCTCCACGTTCACACCCTCTCAACCGGAACGACACGCGAACTCAACAACGACATACTCTGGGAGTCGATGGAGCCGGTCGTGTCTCCGGACGGCCGGTTCCTGGCCGCCGAGAACGTGTACCACAGCTCTCACATTTACGTCGAAGATCTCACGCGCCGGTCCGAAGACGGTTTCTACTTACCTGCTGTACCAGGGCCGGAGTTTGGGTTGAGCGAGATCGTGTTCACCCCGGACGGGTCCGAGTTGCTGGCGGTGCGGCACCTCTCCCAGCAGGGGCGAGTGACGCACACACGCGACCTGGCACGGTTCCCGCTGGGGCCGTACCGGGAACCGCCGCTCGGTTACGAGCAGAAGATCAACCCGCTGATCGAACTCCCATTTCAGATGCCGATCTATGACGTGGGGTGGCGCGACGAGATTCCCCTGCCGCCGGGGCGGTACGTCCATTCCGCCGCGATCTCGGCCGACGGACGGTTGTTCGCGGCCGGCGATGCCGGAGGGGGTGTTCTGGTGGTCGAACTCGCGCGCGCGGAAGTGCTCGCCTCGTTCCGCCGTACCTGGCCCGCACTTGCGGAGGAATCCGAACGAGTTGTCCGCCGGGTCGCGTTCGTCCCGGGCGGAGAGCGGGTGGTGTCGCGCGCCAGCGGGCGCCTGTTCGCGGACCCGCTCGGCGCCGCAAAGCCCTGGAAGACGGGTTCGGAACTGGCTCACGTGAACGACTTTGCTGTTCATCCGTCGGGGCGGCTCATCTGCGCGGTGTGTGCCGACGGGCGGGCGCGGTACCTCGACCCGGCGACCGGAACTGTGACCCAGACGTTCAAGTGGGCGAAAGGGGCACAGCAACTGTGCTCGGTCTGCTTCGCCCCGGACGGCCTGACCTGCGCGGCCGGCGGCACCGCCGGTCGGATCGTGCTCTGGGACGTGGACGCGTGA